The Arabidopsis thaliana chromosome 5, partial sequence genomic interval CTAGTTTAGTTCTTCTTATTCATTATCAATTCAAGTGTTATAAAACCTCGAGACCAATAAAATAGGATTCACTCTCCTTCGTGCCCCCAAAGATATAGGTTTACATATCTATATTTCCACACCACCATTTTAAAAGCAAGAGTTAATTAAAGAGATATTTTTTAGTCATCTTGGTATGTAATCTGGTAAACTTTTTAGTTTGTTATCTTGTATAAACAACCAGTaagattttggttcttttgtaAATACTTCTCTTTGAATTTAGGACTagtgttttaaaattactttcctcccatatttttgttttgatctttcaatttaaattaaaagttcGTTTACAACCCATGCATGCACACTTCCGAATTTAAACTCGGATTATAATTTGGCACTATAATAATCTATTAGAATACGTCttgattaattttaaaatatttaggtGTCTTAAAATAAGTACGTACGTTGATAAATATGGAGATATATACATCTGTCAAGTAAATGGTATTGAATTTGCCAGTATTAGCTTTTGTGAAGCTGACGCAAAATGAAAACGGCTGATATCTAAAGCTTTAAccttgtgtttcttttttttgtttaaaatagtGGGGTCtagaaatgataaattaatttaaagtcctcgatatatataaatagataaatttgtttcttttgggaATAACGTAGTTTACGGAGAAACCCAAATGTTAAAGGGAAATGCATTAAAGCTGtagcaaaataagaaagtaaaaaccaattgaaaccctaatttcactTCAAAAAATGTTCCCGGTTGTTAAAGGAAGGGCCTTTTGCTTTGtccatataaatatattgtgAGAGTACAACAACACCTTCATAAGCTCTTACACTCATTTCAACTCTCTTTTTCGTTTCCATTACCCTCAGGTaatcataacatatatataagttacATTTGTAGATACATATGTCTTTAGTTTTGTGTAATTTGttacttaattattattttctatggtgttgtagaagaagatgaatagGCCGGGAGATTGGAACTGCAGATTGTGTAGCCACCTCAACTTCCAGAGGAGGGATTCATGCCAACGTTGTAGAGAGCCTAGACCGGGCGGGATCAGTACCGATTTACTCAGCGGTTTTGGTGGCCGTCCGGTTAGTAGCTCCTTCGGTTTCAACACCGGGCCCGATGTGCGACCCGGGGATTGGTATTGCAACCTTGGGGATTGTGGGACACATAATTTTGCCAATAGGTCCAGTTGTTTCAAGTGTGGTGCCGCAAAAGATGAGTTTTCATGCTCAAGTGCTGCTGCAACAACCGGGTTTATGGACATGAATGTTGGTCCGAGACGTGgcctttttggttttggcggCAGCagtagtggtggtggtggtacgGGCCGTTCTCCTTGGAAATCTGGAGATTGGATTTGCCCAAggtacttttttgtttgattgtttctaTGTAttgatgttatttttttgcaataatatgttttgatggttaaaacttaaagccaaaaaagaaacatgcaTGCTGGCTTACGTAAGCTAAACACGACCGTTTAAATTGTATTAATGTATATGCATATCGTAGAAACTGATTggtttaatttgtatattataGGTCAGGCTGTAACGAACATAACTTCGCAAGCAGGTCAGAGTGTTTCAGGTGTAACGCACCAAAGGAACTTGCCACCGAACCACCCTATTAGTCATTTAGTCCTCCtaccttcttcatcatttccAAGTACTTTTCGTTTCAACAATAGTCTTAACTTCTGATCAGAAACAGTTcgacatatatatttggatgATAGAATTTGTTAACATTTACAACTTTATTATATCGTAAAAGTTTAAATAGTAGTGTGAAATACACTAACGATAGTACTTTAACGTTAACGTACGTatctttttgattattttttttagtactCTGGAAGCATTAGAGGAGAGCAGAAAGGTGAAGAATCGAAGCAAGATACCGACCGCCCTTAATCTCttgatttgtttaatttcttagaTTTGACTCGTTTTATATCTCGTAGTAGTCAGACCTATGTTAGAATGTAAGCATGTCGAGAGTTTTCCGAAGCATTTTGTTCTGATATCGGTCTCCTAGCTAGTATGTAAGTTTGTTTGAATGTATTCTTATTTCTGATAAAGTTGTTTCCTTCTGATTCCGCAATCACGATTCTCATCTAAGTTTGAAACACTTGAGTTGTTGAACGTACGAGAGGCTGAGAGCTGTTGAGAACTTCTTCTGTGGCCGCAAATCCAAATTGCATGcaaatgttattatatatgcaattaaaattttgttatataatttgtagTAGGAATGTAGTTTTACGttaaaccaaacacaaactcTAGTAACCGTTTGAAATGGGTAGATGCATGGACCACAACGAAACCTTTTGTCCAATgcctcaaaaaaaaatatgcatgAGCATTCATATTATGATGTGGCTTGGTGATAATGAGCTTACCACCAAATCGAATGAAAATGTATGAGTTCCACTCTAAAATGAGAATAGTTAtcagaaaatattaattatgttatatatcattaattagtttagaattctaatttattttcttggtaaCATTAAGTtgcaaaattaattttaattaaatacaaataCGGATTTcactatatattaaattgcGTATTCAAGGCCATCTTTTCGCACATACATTCGAGCAGTCGAACAAAACCCATAAGAAGATTTTTGCAATGAAGTTTTGTCATAAACAACAATATTGCAACTGATCGATGACCGTTTCCTTAATTGTTTGTAATGGGTGGTATacttaaaaatttgttttcaaaatgtaagtaagaaagaaaaaaatcagtaaCGCATTTTTCATATTTACCATTCAACTTTTGATCCTGCTTATTTTTGTACTGTTTGTTCCGTCTCGCAGTACTAATTAGAACTAcactttttttggtcaaaacactaactacattttttttgcttgatcTACTActcaatatatttttgtttttatcgcTCGTTCTATACTGCCACGTACGATTGAGACTCTAAAATAGAGCAAGCGTACGTTGGTACGTGTCCACACACACGTTGCATTTTGCATAGGATTCCAATTTACTGAACTCATGGAAGTGTAGTTAAGATTATCATCAACgggtcaaaaaaaaaaaagacaaccaGTCTTTAATGTCTGCTACTATAATCCATTGcttagcttttattttttcgttAAAGGGTTGCACTAATTGGCTTTTTACTAAAGAATCTTTCGTTTTTCCCCCACTTTGAAGTCAATTCAtcatttgattcttctttggttttagtGAAGTGAAAGTACGTCTTAGGTATGATTATCATGCATGCATCATAGTGAACGTCTTCCCActttgaatttcaaaactatCAATTATTAGATTCGATTTAgatatgaatatataataatagtatTTCAAAATGCATAAATTAGGTTGTGAATTGTAGACGATAAAATACAACCAGCTTAGTAATCTTcttctaattatcaaatatatagCATAATTCCtaaatcatatgtttattCTCATTAACTAACATAGTAGGTAATTCTGTTCATATGATTTAGCTAAATGCACGGTTTCATAATCACCTAAAGATCCATAAGCAATCATCAAATTACAATTAGTGTCAAACTAAGCACTACTTAAAATTCAGTGTTGGCGGAGAATAATATAAGACACATCTAATTACAATGGTAAGGATAGATGTGTGCAACAGTGCAAGTATATGTATAGCTTTAATCATAACTTATTAGTGTTTCTTTTAATGAGCAAATGAGAGAGACTTGTCGATGACCAATCTAAGTAAAGTGTACATCACTtgttaaataaacaaatatattcttaCTGTTAAAGTcaatttttataacaaaagcAATAGCAAAGATAACTTTTTATCCATTTCAAAAACACCCTTACACAACGCTAataaattcttaaattttgggAAAAATTGCGGTAacttttataaaagttttaaaatttatctttaacCCACATAAAAAAGCAAAGCATGTTCATCTTTCTAAGCCCTTTTTTTCTTAgcccttctttcttttgtttcacatTTCCACATTCTTCCTAATAATTTCTATCTTTATGCAAAGCACACAATTGACATGGATGGAGCATATGCATATGTATTTGATGAAAACTTATTTTCTGGTACAGTATAATTCCACCAGAAAATTGAAGCCTCCACacgaatattgtttttttttttttcttttttttttacaagatGTGATATACataatgatttaaatttgattggtGACACGTTAACGACACTAAGACAGATTGTGAGTTTCCACGTGAGTTTGTTATCAAAGTATTTGTTTAACATTTGAGGACTCAAGATTCATATTCTAACATTATCAAATActattttcttacataaaatgaaaatatcacCTATTGTtcaattaggaaaaaaaaattgaaggaaaaagaagataatttaaaatacttttaagTTGGAATGCATGTAGAttaagattattaaaaaattagaaaatggcaaaaatatttaaccaaTAAACGGTGGTTCAGTGATTCAAAAGTTATTCTAAGATGGTACGAAATAGAGTTCacattttgtcatttgttttctatcaTTGTTGGTAATATCGTGGGCATTTTAACATGTACTAGGTATAATattgcaaaataaaacaaaactgtgCAAGATTTGGCGACACAATCCATCATGATTCCGATGGTTCCACTCTGAGATTGTTCATGGATTAGTTCGAAGAGTCGATCTCACATGACACGCGTGGAATCAGTGATCCAAGGTTTTGTGTTCTGCATTGTTGATAGCTTAGTTTCTTCGGACCCCAAGTAAAACACTTCCACTGCTAAGAATGTGTTTCATTTGTCTTTACATTTTGCATCATCGTTTTTCGTTCTCAATAGCTCAATGCAGTGatcttcaaaatcattttcactTCTTTAGACACCGATAATTTCATTGCTTTCGTCGAGTCGATGAACTGATTTGAGTTTGTGATTTTGCTTcatgcttttattttattttactatgagaccaaaaataaagtttaaaatcttgatcgtaaacaaaacattttcattgAATCATTTTTCTGGGCCAAAAGAGGCCTTTTTAATGGCCCATTAATGATCCAAACGCGATTACCAAGCTCTTCGCTTCCAACTACATCTCCTCTCTCACAGCTTCACTTCACTTGTGTCATCTAAAGCTTCCCTTGAATCTCTTCTCTCAAATTCGCTTTACTTCTTTTCGCGATACAGATTCACTTGCATTAAAATCTGTTTTCTCGGAGAGATTCTTCCCGTGGATGAGATAAGAGATCCCAATTTCGCCGTTTCTTCATTCACAAGAGTTGCATACAAACTGTTTGATGAAATTCCTAAGAGAGGATCTGATTATTAGGTCGTTGCTATTTCACTAAGCTGATTTTCAAATGTGGGTTAATGGGTATCATCAAATAAGAATACATCTAAACTCTGAACTCAGTTTCAAGGCAAATCCAAGTCGCTTCTTCCGTTCATTCCAGGTTTTGTATCATCCTTCAGTTGATTCATATGAAGATGTATTGCCTCATGAATGGTACGAAACGAAACTCCCAGTTCTGAAGAAACTAAACCGTGCGTTGAGAGATGTTGATTTAGTCGACGGAAAGCTAGAGGACATCAATGGTGTCATCGTTTATGATGATGGTATCACAAAGAAAATGCAAGCATTTAAATCTCTAGCTAGAATCTTTATTGGGTCTCCTTCAATTCAGCAGAAGCTTAGAGAAGAGGGACGGTTCAAGTTCCCATTTTTTGGGagtgaaagtgaaagagaGCCATTGGTGGTGAATTCATTGACTAAAGTTTGCAACTTTCTCAACGTCTCGGCGCAACAGAGGAAGCTAGTGAGGAGCACTGTGTGTTCACAGGTAACGCAGTATCGTATATGGAGAGGTACTCTTGAAGATATATTGAATGGTcttaaagaagaagttgattGGTTAGTTGAACATAGAGAGATGAGTCAAGGTAGAGTATTGGCTCAGCAAGTGATATTGTCTTGCCTCAGATTCTTATCTGAATCATCAGTTTCATTTGAAGTCGAGAAATCAACTTCTTGGATGCGGCCTGTGCCAGCTAGATATGCGAAAGCTAATGCTTCTGCGAAATGGGAAGATGTACTTGATATGGTGAATGATCTGAGAAGGTATCTTGAACATGATGAAGAAATCACAGTACTTTACCATCTGGATAAGCTTGTATCGATGAAAGAAGGGCTTTTGCAGATCAAAGATGTGTTTTTAGACAACACTATTGGATTCAGAGAGGTTAGACATCAAGAGCACCTTGTGTACAGAAAGCTCTCAAAGCTGTTGGGCAGTCCATCACCGTGTTTGTTTGCTCTCGTCATGTATTTCCTCTATGGCCGTGTGCGTGACATCGAAGTTGATCTCTGTGGAGGGTTTTACAAGGAGAAGAGCGAGTTCTTGTGCTTAAGTATGGGGAGGATCTTGACTTCAACGGATGAGAAAATGTTGGAGAGAGGGATGAAGCAGTTAGATAGGGCATTGGGTCTCTTTGAGTTTGTGTGGGAAACAGCAGGAATGAAAGAGACTCTTAACCTACAAGGCCATTTGTGGTGCCTTGGAGCTGAAGAAAGATCCATCACATATCGTGGGAAGACGTTCTTCGTGCATGACCTTAGTCTCTGAAGTTTTGTGAGGTACAAGCAACTACCTGTAAACTTTGATGTGTTCCCATAAACCttttgatgtttgttgttgtttagaGCCATagttgaaagaaaaaggataTATAAACTTAATTGATTGATACAAAGAGTTTGATAAAAATCTGCAGCATGGTTTCATTGCTTTAAAAGAAAGCAATAGAATTAGCATTAAAACCCACACAGCTAACAACATCaaagttatataatattaCAGAGATCAACCTCGATGAAAAGTTCCCAAGACTATAGCTTAAGCAACAGCCACTCCATCATCTTCTCGATGTTGTTGCTTTGGATAAACTGTCTGTGAATTGGTTTAAACGCTATTTAGCAGGCGATGGAGGTTGCTCGAGGAGTTACCAGAACAGCAGTCTTTCCTGTTATCGGCTTCATACTTGCTGCATTCTCTAGCCTTGCCCATACTTCTTTCCTCTTTTCCGCAGCAGAACATTGCTTTGCTTCGTCCTCCTTAAAGCGGGCGTGGCAAGACATGAACAGAGCCTCGTCCATTTCGCAGAACATTTTTCGTACGTTTAAGGTTAAGTTTAGCACGGATTGGTTCCAGTGGTTCTGAGCATTCTTTTCTAAAGCAGTGAACATGATTGGTAGGATGGCTTGCCGGTTATGTCCAATCAAGTTTACAATTTGATCGTTGTTCCACAAGAATAAAGCTCTTTCAGAAACCTGAAACACAAGAAGACCAATTGGTTCAAACTTAGCTTATCTTAGACTCATGCAGATCAATCATATATGAGAACTATGTATGAATAGGAATGTACCTGAAAGTGGGAACTGGTGACACAACAAGCAATCCGCAAGAACAAAGGGACCATGATCTTTTGAAACTCCATCACACTCATTGCTTCTACAATTTCTTCGACCTCCCCGAGAAACATCACTTCCTTCTGACTATTCGTGATAGGCCAGAACTTCAACAAACCCTTTATCACAACACTGCCTAGTTTCGGCTCTTTATCTATGAACTGAGTGATACAATAAGAAAGCTGCTGAAAGTAGTTTCCAACAGATTTAGGCTTGTGCAATGGAATCAACACTCTCCACAAGAAGATCTTATGCTCTTCTTTCAAAGGCAACGCAAATCCACTCACTATACTCCCGAAAATCTCCAAAAGCTCAGCGATTCCGCTATGCTTCTCTGTCTCAAACACAAACCGGTAGAATATATTGCTCATGGACTTGCGTACAAATGGCCTATGAACCATGAACTTCCCATATACCCGATGCAGAATCGTCTTCAAACACTCCCGTTCTCTAGGATCCTCCGAATCAAACAAGTCAAGCAACCTCACAATGAAAGCATGATCTAAATACTTTTTTGCCACTTTAGCATCAAGACACGGAGAAGTGATAAACTTAAGCAACAAATCATACACAATCTGCAAATGAGGCCAAGCAGGGTCAAACATcggttcatcatcatcgttttcGCCACCAGAACTAGACCGATAATTCGGAGGAAAGACCCTAAAGAGATTAACAGCACACATTCTACACATTGCAAGAATAGCTGGCTCAGTGAACTTAACAGACCCTGAAGCtacaaaatccaaaagctCCAACAATGTCTGCCTTTTAACATCTTTCTCTATAGAGTTTTTACCAGGGTCAGAGAAATCAAATGTCACACAACAGAGACTAACTTTACTCACAAAGAGATTCAACTTCTCAGAGCTTGGTACATCCTTAAACGGTACCAAAGGCTCAATACCAGCAACAACACTAGCTGGGAACACAGCAGATGACATACGCTTCCCTGAGTTAGATCGAACCGGACCCGAACCACCACCACTAGTACCGGATCTCTGAACCGGAGACGATACCGGACCCGAACTCGAACGATTCAGCTCTCCTGAATCAGATTTTGAAGACTTCCTCGGAAGTTTACTCAGAAACTGCTTAAACATTCTCTCTTTcccaaaaatttcaaaactttcacAAATTGGGAATCAAAGAAGCTCAAATCCACATATTAGCCCTAAATTCTCCGACAAAGAACATGGATCtgacattaaaaaaaaacagagaaacgtGTAATGTGGGTTTAGatccgaagaagaagcagagaaaaaaaaaaggttgacaCTTTTATAATACCCAATacttgaaaaccctaatcattACCTTGCTTTCTCCTTCAAAATCTTATTCTCATGATTCCAGTATCCACGAACAAAAACATTcctagagagagagagagagagaaaaaaaaaactgaagctagagagtttttcaaaaaaagaaaccaaatctggaagaggaagaacaaaaaacagagtttggattttgagaaattttatgATTCGTTACGgtgttttcttcattgtttttttttagatttctgagaaagaagaaatttgcaggaaaattattttaactttcctaattttaattttgtttttttcctttttgtctCGAAAAGACAGCGTTTTcgtttcagttttatttccgataatataaaaattagaaaacatcTCGCATGCAAATTATTAACGTCCGTTTGATGAGACGTTGACACGTAAATCCAACCGTTGGATTTGTCTGAGAGAGGAATCCTAAGTAATTTGGTTCGCTAAGGCCCATTTATTATTATGAGCCTATTATTAAAGCCCATTTATGATTTTGGCCTTATCACAATTCACAAGAGTATCCTCCACTAATCTCTAGAAGAAACTGTTTTCGTCACCGAACCAGCTGAAATCTTTTTcgcaacaaaacaaactctaTCCCCAAATTCAGAAgctttttagggtttcttcttcctttcgcACATATCTTCTCCGATTGATTTTGCAGTGAAATTGTgtatctttttgttgttaatcAGGTAAACTTTTCATGGTCGccatgtttattttttcgCTAGATCgagctttttttcttcagtcaATTTCggattttatttggtttatgttggtgtatattttttgatttggttgttgttgaatcTTCTTagaaatgggttttgtttaattttgaattttgattttgtttttcccctAATCGGAAATGATGAAAATGGAGATGTGTGTTGATCGGAGTATGTTATAGGATTGAATcaaagtttctgttttttttttctcagagCTGTTGAAGTGAATGTTTGGATATAGCTGTGGTGGTTTCGTATCATGTCCAGTAATATGGGAACAGAGCTTATTGATCTGGAGACTGTGAAAGCGGATTCAGATGCTTTTGGAGAAACGAATTTGATGGAGTTAGTTGGATCAAATGATCCTCCTTCTCTTCAGCATATCTCAGTTTCAGAGATTGAGCAAGAGCCTATGGAAATATCTGTCTCTGGTCCTTTGTCATTCCAATTTGAGCCAGAGGCTGTCTCTTTTCAATCATCTATGTTGGTTGATACTCAGTCTTTGATGCCTCAGTTGCAACTTCCATATTCTGTAGAGAGGTCAGTAGCTGCATGTAGTAACTCAGTGACAGGGAAGCGGAAATCGCCACCAGAGTCTACTCTCAGTGGTTCTGCTACTTCCGAGAAGTTAGATGCATCTAACAAGCGAGTAGAGCCAGTGCACCACAGACCATGGCTAGAACAATTTTATTCAGAATGTATTCAGCGGGGTCATATGCCACCACCTGCTACTCTTTCTACCAAGACAGAACATCTACCAACGCCTGCTAAGAAAGTAAGGCAAATGGAACCTGCTTCCCAAAAATCTGGGAAGCAAGTGATGAACAAGAAACAAGCAGGCTTGTCACAAGGGTCGGTGAAAACACTGAATGATGGTAACGAGTCTTTGAGGTCTAAAATGAAGGAATCATTAGCAGCTGCCTTGGCTTTGGTTCACGAGCATGAGGAGTCTccgaaagagaaaaagaattcAGAAACTGAAGAAGCAAGTGTTCCAGTAGCTGATAGTAATGAGCCTGCGTCAGCCTGTGGTACCAGTGTTACAGTAGGTGAAGACATCACGCCAGCAATGTCCACAAGGGATGAAAGTTTTGAGCAGAAGAACGGCAATGGAAGAACTTTGTCGCAAGAGAGTTCCAAGGACACCAAGATGAATTATGTTAATCAATCTGATGTACAGAAAACTCAATTTGACGAGGTTTTCCCCTGTGATGATGTTCGTTTTAGTGATAGTATTTTTACTGGCGATGAACTTTTACAGGGTAATGGCCTCTCATGGGTTTTGGAACCTGTTTCAGATTTTGGGGAGAATGAAACTCAAAAGTCGTTTGAGGATCCAGAGCTCTTGGCATCTAAAATTGAGTTGGAACTTTTTAAGCTATTTGGAGGTGTGAACAAGAAGTACAAAGAGAAGGGAAGGTCTCTCTTATTCAATTTGAAGGATAAGAACAATCCTGAGCTAAGAGAAAGTGTCATGTCCGGAAAGATATCTCCAGAGAGATTATGTAATATGACAGCTGAGGAACTTGCTTCTAAGGAGCTTTCTCAGTGGCGACAAGCAAAAGCAGAAGAGATGGCGGAGATGGTTGTCCTACGGGACACAGACATTGATGTCAGAAATCTGGTGAGGAAAACGCATAAAGGTGAGTTCCAGGTAGAAATTGATCCCGTTGACAGTGGGACAGTGGATGTCTCTGCTGAGATTACATCAAATAGTAAACCTCGAGCCAAAGCAAAATCCTCGAAATCATCTACCAAAGCcactttaaagaaaaatgactCTAATGATAAGAACATAAAATCCAACCAGGGAACATCATCTGCTGTGACTCTGCCCCCAACAGAGGAGATTGATCCGATGCAAGGTCTGTCAATGGATGATGAGATGAAGGATGTGGGATTTCTTCCTCCAATTGTATCCCTTGATGAGTTCATGGAATCCCTGAACTCAGAACCTCCATTTGGCAGTCCACATGAACATCCTCCTGGAAAGGAAGATCCTGCATCTGAGAAGAGTGACTCTAAAGATGGGTCACATTCAAAATCACCTTCAAGATCTCCTAAGCAGTCTCCAAAGGAACCGAGTGAGAGCGTCTCTTCTAAAACAGAACTCGAAAAGACTAATGTAATTTCCCCAAAACCTGATGCTGGTGACCAACTCGACGGTGATGTCTCCAAACCTGAAAATACATCTTTGGTTGATAGCATTAAAGAGGATCGAATATGGGATGGTATATTGCAGCTTAGTTCCGCTTCAGTTGTCTCAGTCACTGGAATTTTCAAGAGGCAAGTCTCTTTCATTACTTTAAACTCTTATCTCGTATTTTGGAGTGGAACATAGTGATAACAAACCATGATAGAAATGGGTTATTAGTACCAAAGATATGCATGAAGCTAAGTTTAGATGCTTGTTTAATAGGAAATAGTCAGACTGATGcttgtttaatttgttgaaGAACAGAtggaaggagaaaaagatCTTAGACATAAATGTTTTAGGTATCTCTGATTTATAGATTATCTCTAACTGGAATTGCTCGTGCAGTGGTGAGAAAGCAAAGACAAGCGAGTGGCCAACAATGGTGGAGGTAAAGGGTAGAGTGAGACTCAGTGCGTTTGGGAAGTTTGTAAAAGAGCTTCCGTTGTCTCGAAGCCGTGTCTTAATGGTATACAAAGTTTATTACGTGCATTATCTTTGTAGTAGCATTATTAGCATTAGCTTCACTCTCTTCCCTGTTACTATAACGAGCAATAATACTAGATCCACAAAATCTCATCTCAATATTACAAGTCGTTTCTTAATGCAGAGACTAGGCTTCTCATTAGCTAAAACATGGAACCCAGAAAGCAAAAAAGCTCACTGTTGATCTACATCTGTGAAACAGGACCGGGgcagtaataaaaaaaaggccTGATTGACCAGAGAATCAATCAACTGTGGATTGAATCTGAAATTTTGTacaaaatcatgaaattttGTATGCCAAATCACTTGTAGATGTATTGTTAACTAGGTAGGATATAGAATCATCAAAAATGTTACCAAGAATCTCTTACAGAGAGAGAGTTACAAGACCACAAACACCAGAACTTGGTCCATTAACTTACGTGCAGATCATGATTCATGACCCAAAATAGAATCTTTCGAAACATATAACTTTGTCTTATAGGAAAAAGTTTCTACTTTTATGCATTTTTCGTAAGTAGTGTAAGTAATTAAGTTGGTACATCAAATTGCAGGTAATGAACGTGGTTTGCAAGAATGGTATCTCTCAGAGCCAACGTGATAGCCTAATTGAGGTATTAATTCTAATTCTGATTtcattattattcttttaatttttattgcaTAAGACATTTATTAGTTTTGCTTTAAAGTCTTTGCCTTTGTCCTTTTTCTTGAGTCAGGTTGCTAAGTCATACGTAGCTGACCAAAGAGTTGGTTACGCAGAACCAACCTCGGGCGTTGAGCTTTACCTCTGTCCAACACTGGGTGAAACCTTGGATTTGTTGAGCAAAATCATCTCCAAGGATTATCTTGATGAGGTCAAGTGTTCAGAAGATATCGGGTTGATTGGTGTTGTTGTGTGGAGGCGTGCAGTTGTCGCGTCTCCTGGCTCACGCCATAAGCCGGGATTCAAACGTCAGCATTCTTCTACAGGCACTAAGAGGTCTGTATTGGCTCCAGAAAACCAAAAGTCTAGAAGTGTGAGTGTTACGAATCCTTCTGTTGTAAATGTTGAATCCATGAGGAATCATGGTTTGGTTggttgtgatgatgatgatgaagacatgCCTCCTGGATTTGGTCCTGTAGCTGCGAAAGATGACGATGATTTACCGGAATTTAACTTTAATTCCTCCAGTGGACCGGTTACTTCTTCTCCTCGACCACCGTTGCAGTCCCGGTCTTTGGATCAAGTAAGG includes:
- a CDS encoding SPOC domain / Transcription elongation factor S-II protein translates to MSSNMGTELIDLETVKADSDAFGETNLMELVGSNDPPSLQHISVSEIEQEPMEISVSGPLSFQFEPEAVSFQSSMLVDTQSLMPQLQLPYSVERSVAACSNSVTGKRKSPPESTLSGSATSEKLDASNKRVEPVHHRPWLEQFYSECIQRGHMPPPATLSTKTEHLPTPAKKVRQMEPASQKSGKQVMNKKQAGLSQGSVKTLNDGNESLRSKMKESLAAALALVHEHEESPKEKKNSETEEASVPVADSNEPASACGTSVTVGEDITPAMSTRDESFEQKNGNGRTLSQESSKDTKMNYVNQSDVQKTQFDEVFPCDDVRFSDSIFTGDELLQGNGLSWVLEPVSDFGENETQKSFEDPELLASKIELELFKLFGGVNKKYKEKGRSLLFNLKDKNNPELRESVMSGKISPERLCNMTAEELASKELSQWRQAKAEEMAEMVVLRDTDIDVRNLVRKTHKGEFQVEIDPVDSGTVDVSAEITSNSKPRAKAKSSKSSTKATLKKNDSNDKNIKSNQGTSSAVTLPPTEEIDPMQGLSMDDEMKDVGFLPPIVSLDEFMESLNSEPPFGSPHEHPPGKEDPASEKSDSKDGSHSKSPSRSPKQSPKEPSESVSSKTELEKTNVISPKPDAGDQLDGDVSKPENTSLVDSIKEDRIWDGILQLSSASVVSVTGIFKSGEKAKTSEWPTMVEVKGRVRLSAFGKFVKELPLSRSRVLMVMNVVCKNGISQSQRDSLIESLPLSFFLSQVAKSYVADQRVGYAEPTSGVELYLCPTLGETLDLLSKIISKDYLDEVKCSEDIGLIGVVVWRRAVVASPGSRHKPGFKRQHSSTGTKRSVLAPENQKSRSVSVTNPSVVNVESMRNHGLVGCDDDDEDMPPGFGPVAAKDDDDLPEFNFNSSSGPVTSSPRPPLQSRSLDQVRELILKYGNSTGSGSKRPWDGHDDDDDDDIPEWQPQLPPPPPDLSPQFHSGTMARPPAQRPVAGPPSGWKANQNAPRQQQYSARRNRGF